Part of the Vigna angularis cultivar LongXiaoDou No.4 chromosome 1, ASM1680809v1, whole genome shotgun sequence genome, AATTCataatagaaacaaaaaaaaaatgaaagttataTACTGTGAAACAGTGAAATTCTGGATAATAGAAAAAGCAACAAAAaatcatagaaaaaaaaataacagaaacaacAATTTAATCTTAACTATATAATGTTATCTGTAATAGAAAGAGAATCCTCACCAACACGAGCCAATCGATTTATCCATGCCGGAATAGGCTTTCCGGTTAGTTGTTGGCAAACTTCATCCGTAAAATGGTTGCAATTCTTAGCAATCAAATGGTAAGTGTCTCCatgatattttgaagaaagacaTTCTATGAAAGAGTGAAATTCTGGATAAGACATATTGGTGCTACCTAACAATATTGAACGTCTGAAGATGAAACCAGGACAATTCCTAGGTTCCACCTCGAATATACCACTTGTTGGATACTCGTGTGCTCCAAATCCATATTCCATACCATGCACTattcatcaaacacaatttcCTAAAGTCAGTTTTAGAGTCCATTCAAATAACAATCCCAAAacttaacaatattaaaaactttcaaatattgtaaatgaaaaattgaagtttagATAGTTCCAATCAATAACCATCAACTCTTAAATAATAAGGATAGATTATGTGTTTGAGGAAATTAGTTTTTGGTAATGCTTATGAGAGATTATGTCTTTCTGtaaatttcattttgttaatgCATATGATTAATTGTGCTCTTTTAAAGAGTTATAGTTCAAAGTTGGAATAAAGAGTTTATGACTTACAAAATtaggattaaattaaattagagaaATTAAAGGTAAATTGTTGAATAAGGAGTTTTAAAAGGAAATGTTTGTGATATTATTATAGAGATGGCAGAAACAAACCTTCTATGCCCGAATGAAAAATTCCAACTCCAAAGAGGTAAAGATAATTGTTGGCAGGTGTAAGATCATAGACATTGAGATGCACCATATGacgtttctttttctctttatctcGCATCATTTCAAGGCTCGATTTCATGGGGAACTCCGACATTGTGTCTCTGTTTTCTCCCTCACTTCTTTCTCAATTCCCCAAATTAGATTCCGACATTGTTATACTTTCATCTTCTTCGCCCTACCAAGAGAGGCCTGAAAAATTGTAATgaaaaaacatcatttttacATGCACATCAAAACCCCTTTTACAAAAGTAtgacatatataatataacgagataaaaaaattataaaaattgttgttttttggTACTATGAAATTGCAGATGAGGTTAAGGGTTTGTGTGGCTTTGTTGAGGAAATGATAAACATAAATGTATGAAAATAATAGATCCAAAAAATGAGAAAGAGgaatgagagaaagagagaatcTTACGAAGGGGGGAAGAGGAGGAAAGTGGAGGAAAGGGAGAGGGTAGAGCTTGAAAATTCAACAACAATTTGGGGTGGAATTTGGAGAAAAGAATGTGAATCATTAAAAACCTAGAATCTCAGATAACATCTCTCTTTGGCCATGCCTTTCTCACCAAAGACAGAAACAAAATCTGTTTTACGTTTCAGAgatttaacttttctttttatctttattaagttaacttttaatttggttgcTTACAGTCTCTCAATTTTTGGAGgtattcttaatttatatat contains:
- the LOC108336134 gene encoding deSI-like protein At4g17486 encodes the protein MSEFPMKSSLEMMRDKEKKKRHMVHLNVYDLTPANNYLYLFGVGIFHSGIEVHGMEYGFGAHEYPTSGIFEVEPRNCPGFIFRRSILLGSTNMSYPEFHSFIECLSSKYHGDTYHLIAKNCNHFTDEVCQQLTGKPIPAWINRLARVGSFCNCLLPESLQVAAVRHLPEHLDLNSDDEGSEYDDLIESDESEEEDSNHRHLITSPDSRDVTIISEKPITLARDLL